The genomic DNA ACACCGTCAATCTTATCAAGCTCGCTCGATATATTCCTCTACAGCCTTTCCAATTTCAGCTTTACTAATCGCATAATGTGTAGCTTGCCAAATTCCTTTACCATCCTTCAATAAGAATAGCTGTGGTGACTCATGTCGAATGCCTAAGTCCCTTTCAATTTCATTAGAAACTGGACGACTGTCTTGCACAGTCAAAAAATATTTGGGAATCGTTGTCGTATACGCCTCGAACACGCTAAACGCAGCAATACTCACCGGACACGTCATACTATGCTTTAACACAAATAACGGTGCCTCTTTTGATTGCTCTAATACATCATGCCATTCCTCGATGGCTTGTAACTCTTTCATACAAATCCTCTCCTTATCTACTTTTTTATCAGGGTACGTGCAGTGAGGATCCTGAGCAAGTCTAGCATACGCTCCACTTCCTTCTCTTTTACTTCATTCATACAAGCAATTTGTAACCAATTACGTTCGCGTAAATAAGCACTTTCATAATGCAGATTAAAACCATTCAAAAACAAATTATCCCCGAGTTGCATCGCAGACATACCTGCTGGCATCCCAATGGTCATAATCGCTGGTGACGAAGAAGCCAGATCTGCAACGATTGTCAGGCCAGCATCTTCTACTGCCGTCCATACTTTCTCCGCACGTTTGCCAATCTGTATAAATACATCTTCAGCAGATGCATATCGCCTCAATGCTACGTCAAGTGCAGCAACCAAGTTAGACGACTGTGTATAAGGAACCCCTTGCTCCTCTACATACGC from Sporosarcina sp. FSL K6-1522 includes the following:
- the ytxJ gene encoding bacillithiol system redox-active protein YtxJ, giving the protein MKELQAIEEWHDVLEQSKEAPLFVLKHSMTCPVSIAAFSVFEAYTTTIPKYFLTVQDSRPVSNEIERDLGIRHESPQLFLLKDGKGIWQATHYAISKAEIGKAVEEYIERA